CCGTTCGATCCACGCCTGATCGTGCGCATCGCCCCCGCCGTGGCCAAGGCCGCGATGGAAGAGGGCGTGGCAACGCGTCCGCTGGCCGACATGGACAACTATGTCGAACAGCTGCAGCAGTTCGTCTACCACTCCGGCGCTTTCATGAAGCCGGTGTTCGCGGCGTCCAAGCGCCTGGTGCGCGAAGGCGCCAAGTCGCGCGTGGTGTTCACGGAAGGCGAAGACGAGCGCGTGCTGCGCGCGGTACAGGTGGTGGTGGACGAAGGCCTGGCCAAGCCCATCCTGGTCGGCCGCCCGGCCGTGCTGGCCGCGCGCATCGAGCGCCTGGGCCTGCGCATCCGCCTGGGCGAGGACGTCGAGGTCACCAATCCCGAATACGACGAGCGCTTCCATCGCTACTGGACCACGTATTGGGAATTGATGTGCCGCCGCGGCATCACCAAGGAAATGGCGCGCGTGGAAATGCGCCGCCGGCTGACGCTGATCGGCGCGATGATGGTCCACCTGGGCGATGCCGACGGCATGATCTGCGGCACGGTCGGCGCGTACGCCGACCACCTGCGCTTCGTCGACGAAGTGATCGGCAAGCGCGCCGGCAGCAACGTCTACGCCGCGATGAGCATCCTGTTGCTGTCCGAGCGTACGGTCGTGCTGGTGGATACGCACATCAACGAGGATCCCACCGCCGAACAGATCGCCGAGTTCACGATCGCCGCCGCGCAGGAAATGAGCCGCCTGAACGTCGCGCCCAAGGTCGCCTTGCTGTCGCGTTCGAACTTCGGTTCCGGCAGTTCGTCGTCGGGCGAGAAGATGCGCGAAGCGCTGCAACTGGTGCGCGAGCGTGCGCCCGAGATCGAAATCGACGGCGAAATGCATGGCGATTGCGCGCTGGACGAAGAACTGCGCCTGCGCATCCTGCCGTCGTCGACGCTGAAAGGAAGTGCCAATCTGTTGGTATGTCCCAACGTCGATTCGGGCAACATCGCGTACAACCTGCTGAAGACGGCGGCTGGCGGGAATGTCGCCGTCGGTCCTTTCCTGCTGGGGGCCAATGCGCCGGTGCATATCCTGACGTCCAGTTCCACGGTGCGCCGTATCGTGAACATGACGGCCCTGGCCGTGGTTGACGCCAACAATCGCCGCTAAGGAAGTCGCGACACGGCCGGCCAGCCATGGCCGGCGCCGGTCCAAGGGGCCGGAGCGCCGGGCAGCAGCCCGGGCTCCGGCCCTTTTCATTGCATCCTGCTCGTTGTATCTTCCGAATCCAATGCGCCGACCGTGGATATCGCGTGGATCGGGAGCGTGCAAAAACATGGCGCGGCGCGATTGATCGAACCGGTTTATGCCGATACGATGCAGCGTAATCCGCGGATGACTCGCGGTCGATTTTTTTGCAGGAGGTCCGAGCATGGCCAGAACAGGTCAGCCCGCATTGCAGCGACAGTTGCAGCGTGGCGGCGAGCTCGATGCTGCTGCGCTGGACAGGGAATCGGTGGCGGACGCCGCCGGCGAATTGCGCGCGGCCTTGTACGTCGCGGACTGCGATCGCGCGCGCAGCAGGTCGGCCGTATTCCGCGCCATCGCCAAGGCGGTGGACTTTCCCATGCACTTCCGCAGTTTCGATGAGTTGTCGGATTGCCTGTCCGACACCGTGCTGGATCAGAAGGTCGGCGTCGTGTTGTGGTTGCACAAGCTGCATTCCGGCGACCCCGCGTTGGAAGAAGACGCGTCGCGCATACTCTCCATCTGCCAGGACGTCACCGAATACGCCCGTGAAAACGGCCGGCTGTTCGCCTATGTCGTGGAACACGCGGGCGCCCACCCCGCGGCGGAACCGGGCGTGGCCGCCGCGCCTTATGGCGAAGCCGACTGAAGCCCGGCGCGATCCCAGTCCAGCAGCGCCGTTGCCGCGGCCGCCAGCGCCAGGCCGGCGGTTTCGGTCCGCAGCACACGTGGCCCAAGGCTGACCACGTCCACCCCGGCGGCGCGCGCGGCGTCGCGCTCCGCGTCCGACCAGCCGCCTTCGGGTCCCACCAGCAGCTCGATCGCCCGCGCGTCCCCGATATCCTGTAGCGCCGCCTTCAGCGGCCGGCCGTTCTCCGGATGGCACAGCAGCCTGAGTCCCGTGGCGGCGGTTTCCAGCCAGCGCGCCAGGGGCATGACCGGATCGATCCGCATCAGCCTGTTGCGCCCGCATTGCTCGCTGGCGGCCGTGGCGATGCGCCGCCAGTGCGCCAGGCGCTTGTCCTGGCGCTCGCCGTTGAGCTGCAGGACGCTGCGCTGCGCGGCGATGGGCACCAGCCGCTGTACGCCCAGCTCAACGGATTTTTCGACGATCCAGTCCATTTTGTCGCCCGACGGCAGGCCCTGGACCAGGGTGATGGTCCCCGCCAGTTCGGCCTCGCGAGCATCGTGCGCGCCCAGCTCGGCATGCACCGCCTTGCCGTTGATCGCCAGCGTCGCCGGATACTCCCCGCCCGTGCCGTCGAACAGCACCGCCGTGTCTCCATCGCGCAGGCGCAGGACGCGCGCGGCATGGTGCGCGATGGCGTCGGGCAGTTCGATGCGCGCATGGGGCGCGAGGGCGAATGAACAATAGAAGCGAGGGCTGGGCATGGGATGTGGGCCTGGGCGGCCATCGTAAACGTGCGGATGTCCGGCGCATCTTACCCGCCGGCGCCCCGCGTCCATCGTCTGGCCGGCCGCGCACTAGTTCGCCCGGGCGAGACCGCGCGGCCGGCCGGCCCCCGGCCGGATGCTAAAATCGTGAGCTCTTCAAACCCCAGGCCCGGCTCCTTTCTATCGCCGCCGGGACAGCGTGTGCAGCGAGCCCTTCCAGAATGAGCAATCCGACCGCCCGACAACCTTCTTTGGCGGATGCCATCCGCGCTTTGGCGATGGACGCCGTACAGCAGGCGAACTCCGGGCACCCGGGTGCTCCCATGGGCATGGCGGAAATCGCGCAGGCGCTGTGGACGCGCCACTTGCGCCACAATCCGGCCGATCCGGCCTGGCCCGGCCGCGACCGCTTCGTGCTGTCCAACGGCCATGGCTCGATGCTGCTTTACTCGCTGCTGCACCTGACGGGCTACGACCTGCCCATCGAAGAGATCAAGCAATTCCGCCAGATGCACTCGCGCACGCCAGGGCATCCGGAAGTCGGCATCACCGCCGGCGTCGAAACCACCACCGGCCCGCTGGGCCAGGGCCTGGGCAATGCCGTCGGCATGGCCTTGGCCGAAGCCCTGCTGGCGGCGGAATTCAACCGCCCCGGCCATGACGTGGTGGATCATCACACCTATGCCTTCGTCGGCGACGGCTGCCTGATGGAAGGCATCTCGCACGAAGTGTGCTCCCTGGCCGGCACGCTGCGCCTGTCCAAGCTCGTCGTGCTGTACGACGACAACGGTATTTCGATCGACGGCAAGGTGGAAGCCTGGTTCGGCGACGACACCGCCAAGCGCTTCGAAGCCTATGGCTGGAACGTGATCCGCGGCGTCGACGGCCACGATGTCGATGCCGTCGATGCCGCCCTGCGCCAGGCACGCGCGAACGCCGCCAGCCATGGCGGGCCGACCCTGATCGCTTGCCGTACCGTCATCGGCAAGGGCGCGCCCAATGTGGCGGGCACCGACAAGGTCCACGGCGCCCCGCTGGGCAAGGACGAAATCGCCGCCACGCGCGCCGCCCTGAACTGGCAGTACGAGCCCTTCGTGATTCCTTCCGAGGTCTACGAAGGCTGGGACGCGCGCCGGGCGGGTTCCGTGGCGCAGAACGAATGGCAGACGCGTTTCGACGCCTATGCGCGCCAGTTCCCCACGGAAGCGGCGGAATTCTCCCGCCGCATGCGTGGCGAACTGCCCGCCGATTTCGCCGACAAGGCGCGCGCCTTCGTAGCCGCCATGGTGGAAAAGGCGGAAACGGTGGCCACCCGCAAGGCCTCGCAGTACGCCATCGGCGCGCTGGCCCAGGCCTTGCCGGAACTGCTGGGCGGCTCGGCCGACCTGACCGGCTCCAACTACACCGACTGGAAGGGCGTGGCGCCGGTGCGCGCCGGCGACAAGGCCATCCAGTTCGGCCGCCACATTAACTACGGCGTGCGCGAATTCGGCATGGCCGCCATCATGAACGGCATTGCCCTGCACGGCGGTTACCTGCCCTTCGGCGGCACCTTCCTGACGTTCTCCGACTACTCGCGCAATGGCCTGCGCATGGCCGCGCTCATGAAGCAGCGGGTGGTGCACGTGTTCACGCACGATTCCATCGGCCTGGGCGAAGACGGCCCGACGCACCAGTCGATCGAGCATGCCAACAGCCTGCGCCTGATTCCGAATCTGTCGGTGTGGCGCCCCTGCGATACCACCGAAACCGCCGTCGCCTGGATCGAGGCGGTCAGCCGTCCGGCCAGCATCGGCATGGCTGTGCACGATGGCGGCCCCAGCGCGCTGCTGCTGTCGCGCCAGAATCTGCCTTTCGTGCCGCGGGACGAGGCCACCCTCGCCGCGATCGCGCGCGGCGGCTATGTGCTGCGCGATGCTTCCGACGCCCGCGCCGTCATCATCGCCACCGGATCGGAAGTCGCCCTGGCGCTCGCAGCACAGGACTTGCTGGCCAAGGAAGGCGTCGCGGTGCGGGTCGTGTCCATGCCCAGCACGGACGTCTTCGACAAACAGGACGCCGCTTGGCGCGCCGCCGTATTGCCCAAGGGCGTGCCGCGCGTCGCCGTCGAGGCCGGCACGACCGGCCTGTGGCATAAATACGTGGGATTGGAAGGCGCGGTCGTCGGTATCGACCGCTATGGCGAGTCGGCGCCGGCCGGCGTGCTGTTCCCCTTCTTCGGCCTGACTGCCGAGAAGGTCGCCGCTGCCGTGAAACAGGTTTTGTAAACGAGGAGATCGAGTCATGACCATACGTGTTGCCATCAACGGCTACGGCCGCATCGGACGCAACGTCCTGCGCGCGCACTATGAAAGCGGCAAGAAGCACGACATCCAGATCGTCGCCATCAACGACCTCGGCGATCCCAAGACCAATGCGCACCTGACGCGCTACGACACGGCGCATGGCCGCTTCCCCGGTACCGTGGAAGTCGACGGTGACTACATGGTCGTCAATGGCGACAAGATCCGCGTGCTGGCCAATCGCAATCCGGCCGAACTGCCCTGGGGCGACCTCAAGGTGGACGTGGTGCTGGAATGCACCGGCTTCTTCACCAGCAAGGAAAAGGCCAGCGCGCACCTGAAGGGCGGCGCCAAGAAGGTGATCATCTCCGCGCCCGGCGGCAAGGACGTCGACGCCACCGTCGTGTACGGCGTGAACCACCAGACACTGAAGGCCGAGCACACCGTCATTTCCAACGCGTCCTGCACCACCAACTGCCTGGCCCCGCTGGTCAAGCCGCTGCATGACGAACTGGGCGTGGTGTCGGGCCTGATGACGACGATCCACTCCTACACCAACGACCAGGTGCTGACCGACGTCTACCACGAAGACCTGCGTCGCGCCCGTTCGGCCACCATGAGCATGATCCCCACCAAGACCGGCGCCGCCGCGGCGGTGGGCCTGGTGCTGCCGGAGCTAAACGGCAAGCTGGATGGCTTCGCGATCCGCGTGCCGACCATCAACGTGTCGATCGTCGACCTGTCCTTCATCGCCAAGCGCGAGACGTCGGTCGAGGAAGTGAACGGTATCCTGAAGGCCGCCTCGCAGGGCGCGCTAAAGGGCATCCTGGAATACAACACCGAACCGCTGGTCTCGGTGGACTACAACCACAACCCGGCATCGAGCACGGTCGACGCCACGTTGACCAAGGTGTCCGGCTCGCTGGTCAAGGTGTCGTCGTGGTACGACAACGAGTGGGGCTTCAGCAACCGCATGCTGGACACGACCGTTGCGCTCATGAACGCTAAATAGGCCCACCCCGGCAGGAAGATTCTGCCCGCAAGAAACGGGTGCCCTCGGATCGCGGACGCCGAGGATCCGGGTCCCCCGGTCCTCCAGCGTCGCCCCCTGGAGGGGGAAGCGCGCAGCGCTTCGGGGGTGGGCCGTCTTCTCTCGGGCAATGGCAAAGGGACGGTCGACGTTCCTTTTTTTTGCATAGCGTGGGAATGATGGGGAGGAGTTTTTCATGTCCAAGGTAAATACTTTGTCCGCGCTGGCCAAGGCCGGCGCGCTGAAAGGCAAGCGCGTTTTCATCCGTGCCGATTTCAACGTGCCGCTCGATGACGCCGGCAACATCACGGAAGACACGCGCATCCGCGCCTCCGTGCCGGGCATCCGCATGGCGCTGGATGCCGGCGCAGCGGTGATGGTGACTTCCCACCTGGGGCGGCCCAAGGAAGGCCAGCTCACCGACGCCGACAGCCTGGCACCCGTGGGTCGCCGCCTGTCCGAGCTGCTGGGCAGCCCCGTCCCGCTGGTACGCGACTGGGTGGATGGCGTGCAGGTGGCACCGGGCCAGGTCGTCCTGCTGGAAAACTGCCGGGTGAACCCCGGCGAAAAGAAAAACGACGAAGCCCTGTCGCGCAAGATGGCCGCGCTGTGCGACGTCTATGTCAACGATGCGTTCGGCACCGCCCATCGCGCCGAAGCCACGACCTACGGCATCGCCCGTTTCGCGCCGGTGGCATGCGCCGGCCCCTTGCTGGAGGCCGAGCTGGACGCGCTGGGCCGCGCCTTGCACGAACCCAAGCGGCCGCTGGTCGCCATCGTGGGCGGCTCCAAAGTGTCCACCAAGCTGAGCATCCTGCAGTCCCTGGCGAGCAAGGTCGACCAACTGGTGGTGGGCGGCGGTATCGCCAATACCTTCATGCTGGCGGCGGGCAAGTCCATCGGCAAATCGCTGGCCGAGCCGGACCAGAAGAACGAAGCAGTGGCCGTCATCGACATCATGCGCAAGCGCGGTGCGGATGTACCCATTCCGACGGACGTGGTCTGCGCTCCGAGCTTCGGCGCGGACGCGCCGGCGACGGTCAAGGCCGCCGACGCGATCGGCGCCGACGACATGGTGCTGGACATCGGCCCGCAGACCGCGCAGGCGCTGGCGGACATCCTGAAGAAGGCGGGCACCATCGTGTGGAACGGGCCGGTGGGCGTGTTCGAGTTCGAACAGTTCTCGCACGGGACCGAGGTGATCGCCCGCGCGATCGCCGAATCGTCGGCGTTTTCCATCGCCGGCGGCGGCGATACCCTGGCGGCGATCGCCAAGTTCGGCATCACGGACAAGGTGGGCTATATCTCTACCGGCGGCGGCGCCTTCCTGGAGTTCCTGGAAGGCAAGACGCTGCCCGCGGTGGAGATCCTGCAGCAGCGGGCCGGCTGATCGGAATACGCCGCGCGCCTGGGCGCGCGGCTAGCCCCGGCTGGCCAGCCAGCGGCGCACGCCGGGATGATCCCACTGGGCCTGGGCATACTCCCGTAGCGTTTCCGGCAGTTCATCGCCGGGGACCGCCAGGCGATTGAGCATCAGCGCCAGATCCAGATCGGCCAGCGACCAGGCGCCGAACAGGTGCGCCTGCCCCTGGGCGAGCAGGGAGCTGGCCACCCGTACCAGCCGCGCGGCGTCGCACAAGCCGGCGTCGCTCAGGGGCGCGGGTCGCGCGCCTTCGAAAACCACTTCGGTGGGACGATCGCGGCGCAGGGCGTGCAGGTCGCTGCGCAGCCAGGATTGCACCTGCCGCGCCTGTGCGCGCGGACGCGGATCGGCGGGATACAGGGTCGCGTACTCGGGCGGCGGAAATGCCTGCTCCAGGTATTCGGCGATGGCGCTCGATTCGCTCAGGTAGAAATCCAGATGTGCCAGCACCGGCACCTTGCCGATGGGCGAACGGTGCAGGAAAGGCGCGGTACGCTGGTCGCCCTGCTCCAGATCGATCTGCCTGACCTCGAAGTCCAGCCCTTTTTCCTCCAGGGCCACGTACGCCGACAACGCGTAGGGGCTCAGGAATTGGGCGTCGACATATAGGGTCAGCGGTACGGCCACGGTCTCCTCCAGGTTTATCCACGCGAACGTTGGACTGGACCGGTCGCGCGTATACAGATACTAGCAGCGCGCGGGCCGGTGCGCTGGCGACAGGAAGAGCAGGTCGTCAGGCGGACAGGACGGCGCGGTTGCGGCCGCGCTGCTTGGCCCGGTACAAGGCGTGATCGGCGCTTTCGATGACCGCCTGGATGTCCGCGTCGCGCGCGCTGGCGACGGCGATGCCCAGGCTGATGGTGATGCGTATGGTCACGTGGTGATAGTCGATGGGCGTTTCCTGCACGTTCCGGCGCATGCGCTCGGCCGTGGCCAGGACGGCATTGGGGGAGGCGCCGGCCAGCAGGATGACGAACTCCTCGCCGCCGAAGCGGGCGACCAGGTCATTTTCACGGACCGAGCCGGTCAGTATCTCGCCGACCTTGCGGATGGTGGCGTCGCCGGCCCCGTGGCCATGGTTGTCGTTGACCAGCTTGAAGAAATCGATATCGGCCATGATGACCGCGACCTGGCCCATGCGCGAACTCTGCTCGGCCATCAGCATGGCGGCGGCGTAGAGGAAGGAGCGGCGGTTGAGCAGGCCGGACAGCGGGTCGATGCCGGCGGCCTTGCGCAGTTCGCTGATCTCCTGCACGTAGCGCTGTTCCTCGATCTGGGCGCGGCGCTGGGCATGCTCGGCGCGCGCCTGCTCGACGTCCAGGCGCCGCATCAGCGAACGCAGCGCGGCGGAGAGGTCGACGATTTCGCGGGCACCGGCCAGACGGGGCAGCATGGTGACCGTCTCGTCCCGGCCCAGGCGGCTGGCGGCCTCGGTCAACGCGCGCAGCGGCCGCGCGATGCGCTTGGCGATGGTCCACATGAGGGCGATGCCGGCGATGCTGATCAGCACGCTCAGGATCAGCACGCGCCACTCCAGCCGCCGGACGGCCGCGTAGGCATCGCGGGACGGCTGCTGCGCGACGATGATCCAGTTGCGGCCAGGGTAGTCGCGATAGCCGGACGCCAGGGCGTAGCCCGTCAGCATTTCGCCCTGGTCCGTCTGCAGCTCGAAGTAGCCCTGGCGGGAGGCGCGCATCTCGGCGATCCGTTCGTCGGAGAAAGGCCGGCTACCCAGCCGCGGGCCCAGCAGCATGGTGCCGTCCGAAGACAGTATCCACAGGTCGCGGACGCCGCCGGATGTGTCGGCCTCCAGCATGGTGCGCCGGACGTCCGCGGCCCAGGTCCAGCTCAGGTGCGCGCCCAGGACGCCCACGAGCCGGCCCCGGTCGACGATGGGGGCGGAAATCTCCACGAAGCGGAAGCCTTTGCCGCGCGGTCGGCCCAGCAGTTCGTTAAGCATGTTGGATTCGCGGACGTCGCCGATGTTGGGCGCCTCCCGGCCCCGCTTGAACCACATGCGATCGGCGACGGAACTGCCTTCCAGCTTGCCCTGCGTGGAGACGACAACGTTGCCCGCCGGGTCGGTGACTCCCATCCAGGCATAGTCCGTCATCGATTGCTGGCGGCCGGTCAGCAGGCCACGCAGTGCGGCGGGCTCCATGGTACGGGTGGTCGGCGCTTCCGCCAGGTTGCGGATTTCGCGGAAGCGCTCGAACATGTCGCGGTCCAGCGTGCGCGCCATGGCGCTGGCGATATCCGCCACGTGCTGCTCGATCAGGTCCCGCGTCTGGCGCTGGCCCATGTAGGCCGCACCGCCGGCCGCCGCCGCCACGAGGGCCAGACAGAGGGTACCGGCCAGCAGTAGGATCTGCTGCTGGATCGTGAGGGTTTGGCGACGGAGCAAGCCTGCTGCCTGGCTGATATGAACGGCACTCATTCTGTCGCAAAGCCCGTCGTCGCGCTACATTTTGTTCCCGCAAACTGCCGCTCGGTGCAATCCCCCTGACGGCTGATCGCCGGACCGCTGCTGCCGGTGTAGCGTTCTGGTAGCCATGCGGTCGCCTTACATTGAAAACAGGCCATCCACCCCGATATATCCACTATCTGAAAGTTTATGACCCGGTCTCCGGGAACGGGCGCTATGGAGTTCAAAGACTATTACGACATTCTGGGCGTGGAACGCGGCGTGGGCGACGATGAGCTCCGCCGTGCCTATCGCAAGTTGGCGCGGCAATACCATCCCGACGTCAGCACCGAGCCCAACGCGGAAGCGCGCATGCGCGACATCAACGAGGCCTACGACGTCCTGCGCGACGCGGAAAAGCGCGCCGCCTATGACGACCTGGCGGCCGGCGTAAGCGCGGGCGGCGGGCATCGGCCGCCGCCGGGGTGGGACCAGGGCTTCGAGTTCACGTCGAACAATGGGGCTGAAGATGCCGACTTCAGCGAGTTCTTCTCGTCGCTGTTCGGCAACGCGACCCGCAAGCGGACGCGCGGATTCCGCGCGCGCGGCGAGGACCACCACGCCACCATCGAAGTCGACCTGGAAGACGCCCTGCATGGCGCCGAGCGGGAGATCAGCTTGAGGTCCATGAAAATGGACGAGCAGGGACGTCCGCGGCTGCAGGAGCGCAAGCTCAGCGTGAAGATACCCCCCGGTATCCGCGAAGGCCAGCGCATCCGCCTGGCCGGGCAGGGCATGGCCGGCTACGCGGGCGGCGGCGCGGGTGACCTGTATCTTGAAGTCCGGCTCAAGCCGCACCGCCTGTACCGCGTCGACGGCCGCGACCTGTCCTTGACCTTGCCCGTGGCGCCCTGGGAAGCGGCGCTGGGCGCCTCCGTGACGGCGCCCACGCCGGCCGGTCCGGTGGAGGTCGCGATACCCGCGGGGTCGCGCAATGGCGGCAAGCTGCGCCTGAAGGGACGCGGGTTGCCCGGCAAGCCGCCGGGCGATCTGTACCTGGAGCTGGAAGTGGTACTGCCTCCGGCCAATACGCCGGCGATGCAGGAGGCCTATCGCAACCTGCAGCGCCAGGCGCCTTTCGATCCGCGCGCCAACCTGGGCAGGTAGGGGACGCTGGCGGGACGTCGCCCGGCGCCGGGGCGGCAGCGGGGGAATATGCGCGTAGGCGCCGGCGGACGGTATAGTAGGCCGTCCCCCTATCCACCCCTTATCCGCCGGTCAGGTGTCCTTCATGAGCAATACCGTCACGCGCCTTGCGCGCCGCCATCCCGATGAACTGATCGTGGGCCTGGTGTCCGTGTCCGACCGGGCGTCGCAGGGCGCCTACCAGGACCAGGGCATCCCCGCGCTGCGGGAGTGGCTGGGGCAGGCCCTGACGTCGCCCTGGCAGGCGGTGGACCGCCTGATTCCCGACGAACGGGACGGGATTTCCGCCACCTTGATCGAACTCGTGGACCAGGCCGGGTGCGATCTCGTCCTGACCACCGGCGGTACCGGACCGGCGCGCCGGGACGTCACGCCGGAAGCCACGCTGGCGGTCGCCACGCGCGAAATGCCGGGCTTCGGCGAGCAGATGCGGCAGATCAGCCTCAAGTTCGTCCCGACGGCCATTCTTTCGCGGCAGGTGGCGGTATTGCGGGAAACCGCCGACCATGCGGCGCTGATCATCAACCTGCCGGGCCAGCCCAAGGCCATCAAGGAAACCCTGGAAGGACTGCGCGGGCAGGACGGCGCGGTGTCCGTGCCGGGGATATTCGCGGCCGTGCCATATTGCATCGACCTGATCGGCGGTCCGTACATGGAAACGCGCCCCGACGTGGTCAAGGCCTTCAGGCCGAAGTCGGCGATACGCGGCTGACGCCGCGCGCCCCTGGTGTGCCCGTGCGCTATAGTCCGGGATCGTTTTCGATCTTCAAGGATGTCCCGATGATCCGTCGTTTAGGCGTCGCCGGCGCCGTACTGGCCCTGGCGGCCTGCACGTCCCCCAATGACCTGATGAAAAAAGACCCCGTGTTCTTTGGCCACACGACCAAATCGCCGAAGTCCTATGCGCAATGCGTGGCGGATGGGTGGCGAGGGCAGGGCGAGCAGGTGCGGGTAGTAGCCATCGACAATGGCTACGACGTCCTGCAGGACGCTACCCTGGGACTCAGTTCCGCGCTGCGTGTCATCCAGTACGCCAACGGCACGGTGGACATACGCATGGTCTCGCGCTCGACGTATGGCGCGCAGAACCTGGTGCAGACCGCCAATCTTTGCATGTAGGGATGTAGGGCCCGGCCGGCCTTCAGGACCGCGCGGCTTGTGCCGGCGCGGCAGCGGGGCCGGCCGTCAGATGGGCGTAGTGGGTCTGCGCCGCTTCCAGCGCCTGTGTCAGGTGCTCGTACAGCCGGCGCTGTTCTTCCACGAAGTCGTCGAACTTGATCTGGGCGTGGGCGTAGGAAAGCCCGGTGTGTCGCAAGCTGCTGATGAACGCCGCGCGTGACCGGCCCAGCAACTGCCAGCCCCGGTCCGCCAGGGCGAGCTGTTTCTGGACCTCCGCGACGCGCGCGGCCGCCGCGCGCAATTCCTGTTCGGTAGCCATGGCTGGCCGGGTGATTCCGCAAAGCCGCAACCTTACCGCAAGTACCGGCGCGGCATTCGATCGAAATCAGGCCGAAACGGCGGCTGTTCCTAGCGACGATAGGCCGGCGCGCCCTGGCGGGCAACCGGCGTGGCATCCTTGTGGCGGAAATTGATGCGCCCCTTGGTCAGGTCGTAGGGCGACATTTCCAGGGTGACGCGATCGCCAGCCAGGATACGGATACGGTGCTTGCGCAGGCGGCCGGACGCGTACGCGCCGACTTCCACGCCATTGTCCAACGTGACGCGGTAGCGGGCGTCGGGCAGTACTTCGTCGACGATGCCGTCGAGTTCGATCAGTTCTTCTTTCGCCATGAAAAGTCTCCAGAAAAGAGCAGTGGCCGCGGCCTGGGGTGGACGCGGCCTGGGGCCTGGGCGGGCCGGTGCGTCGGGGACGCGGGGATTAAGGGCAAGGACGCTGGCCGTCGAGGCCGCTGAACCCGCCAGGGCGGGCGCTTGGTCGCAGCGGCCCGGTCGGCGCGCTGGAAGAAGCTGGTGGTGCGGCGGAGCCGCAAAAATGGCCGGAACTACCCAGGCCGATCCGACCTTCGCAAGGTCGGCGCGCACTCAGGCGAGCAAGCCGAATCTATCGAAGATCAACAAGCAATAGAGTCTAGTCTAATTTTACCCTGGTGTAAACCCTAAATCACAGGCCCCTACCAGCGAAATGGTCATTTTGGCGCCGGTTCCCGGACGGGAGTATTCTGCGCGTCGCCTTTGCGCCTACCCCGCGCGACCGGCGTCATTGCCGCCCCGCGACACATCATCGCGGTATATCGAGAGACAACCTTTCCTATAACGAGTCTAGGCATGTGGATTCTGCTATTGCTGCCGTTCATCGGCTTGCTCTGGGTGCCCTTCTATAACGAGACACTACCCGAGCTGTTCGGTTTCCCCTTCTTCTATTGGTACCAGTTGCTCTGGGTACCGATCACGGCTTTGCTGACGTGGATCGTCTACCGCAGCCAACGCCACCGGGGAGACGAATAATGAACGACCTCGCCCAAATCAACTGGACCGCCTTGAGCGTGTTCATTTTCTTCTTCGTGCTCGTCACCGTCATGGGTTTCGCCGCCTCGCGCTGGCAGCGGGG
This genomic interval from Bordetella genomosp. 8 contains the following:
- a CDS encoding NADP-dependent malic enzyme, with product MDANLRKAALEYHEQDRPGKISVTPTKQLTNQRDLALAYTPGVAAACEEIVTDPVNAYRYTSRGNLVGVISNGTAVLGLGNIGALASKPVMEGKAVLFKKFAGLDVFDIEISETDPDKLVEIIAGLEPTFGGINLEDIKAPECFVVERKLRERMKIPVFHDDQHGTAITVCAAFINGLKVVGKDIAKVKVVTSGAGAAALACLELMVDLGLPIENIWVTDIEGVVYEGRTTLMDPDKARFARKTDLRKLGEVIEGADVFLGLSAGNVLKPEMVAAMAARPLILALANPTPEVLPEVVKSVRDDAVMATGRSDYPNQVNNVLCFPYIFRGALDVGATTITRGMEKAAVYAIAKLAQEEQSEVVAAAYGTFDLCFGPEYFIPKPFDPRLIVRIAPAVAKAAMEEGVATRPLADMDNYVEQLQQFVYHSGAFMKPVFAASKRLVREGAKSRVVFTEGEDERVLRAVQVVVDEGLAKPILVGRPAVLAARIERLGLRIRLGEDVEVTNPEYDERFHRYWTTYWELMCRRGITKEMARVEMRRRLTLIGAMMVHLGDADGMICGTVGAYADHLRFVDEVIGKRAGSNVYAAMSILLLSERTVVLVDTHINEDPTAEQIAEFTIAAAQEMSRLNVAPKVALLSRSNFGSGSSSSGEKMREALQLVRERAPEIEIDGEMHGDCALDEELRLRILPSSTLKGSANLLVCPNVDSGNIAYNLLKTAAGGNVAVGPFLLGANAPVHILTSSSTVRRIVNMTALAVVDANNRR
- a CDS encoding barstar family protein, coding for MARTGQPALQRQLQRGGELDAAALDRESVADAAGELRAALYVADCDRARSRSAVFRAIAKAVDFPMHFRSFDELSDCLSDTVLDQKVGVVLWLHKLHSGDPALEEDASRILSICQDVTEYARENGRLFAYVVEHAGAHPAAEPGVAAAPYGEAD
- a CDS encoding 16S rRNA (uracil(1498)-N(3))-methyltransferase, which encodes MPSPRFYCSFALAPHARIELPDAIAHHAARVLRLRDGDTAVLFDGTGGEYPATLAINGKAVHAELGAHDAREAELAGTITLVQGLPSGDKMDWIVEKSVELGVQRLVPIAAQRSVLQLNGERQDKRLAHWRRIATAASEQCGRNRLMRIDPVMPLARWLETAATGLRLLCHPENGRPLKAALQDIGDARAIELLVGPEGGWSDAERDAARAAGVDVVSLGPRVLRTETAGLALAAAATALLDWDRAGLQSASP
- the tkt gene encoding transketolase; translation: MSNPTARQPSLADAIRALAMDAVQQANSGHPGAPMGMAEIAQALWTRHLRHNPADPAWPGRDRFVLSNGHGSMLLYSLLHLTGYDLPIEEIKQFRQMHSRTPGHPEVGITAGVETTTGPLGQGLGNAVGMALAEALLAAEFNRPGHDVVDHHTYAFVGDGCLMEGISHEVCSLAGTLRLSKLVVLYDDNGISIDGKVEAWFGDDTAKRFEAYGWNVIRGVDGHDVDAVDAALRQARANAASHGGPTLIACRTVIGKGAPNVAGTDKVHGAPLGKDEIAATRAALNWQYEPFVIPSEVYEGWDARRAGSVAQNEWQTRFDAYARQFPTEAAEFSRRMRGELPADFADKARAFVAAMVEKAETVATRKASQYAIGALAQALPELLGGSADLTGSNYTDWKGVAPVRAGDKAIQFGRHINYGVREFGMAAIMNGIALHGGYLPFGGTFLTFSDYSRNGLRMAALMKQRVVHVFTHDSIGLGEDGPTHQSIEHANSLRLIPNLSVWRPCDTTETAVAWIEAVSRPASIGMAVHDGGPSALLLSRQNLPFVPRDEATLAAIARGGYVLRDASDARAVIIATGSEVALALAAQDLLAKEGVAVRVVSMPSTDVFDKQDAAWRAAVLPKGVPRVAVEAGTTGLWHKYVGLEGAVVGIDRYGESAPAGVLFPFFGLTAEKVAAAVKQVL
- the gap gene encoding type I glyceraldehyde-3-phosphate dehydrogenase, producing the protein MTIRVAINGYGRIGRNVLRAHYESGKKHDIQIVAINDLGDPKTNAHLTRYDTAHGRFPGTVEVDGDYMVVNGDKIRVLANRNPAELPWGDLKVDVVLECTGFFTSKEKASAHLKGGAKKVIISAPGGKDVDATVVYGVNHQTLKAEHTVISNASCTTNCLAPLVKPLHDELGVVSGLMTTIHSYTNDQVLTDVYHEDLRRARSATMSMIPTKTGAAAAVGLVLPELNGKLDGFAIRVPTINVSIVDLSFIAKRETSVEEVNGILKAASQGALKGILEYNTEPLVSVDYNHNPASSTVDATLTKVSGSLVKVSSWYDNEWGFSNRMLDTTVALMNAK